The sequence CGGACTCCCCTTTAAAAGGGTATTTAAACACAATCTATTGAATCAAAGAAAACTCATGAATGAGGAGGGGGAAAATCGTGAATCAAACTTCCAATACTGTATCAAAGCAACCGAAAACATCACTGATGCACAAACTCAAAAAGAATTATATTGGCTGGTTTTTTATCCTGTTATCTGTAGCAGGTATCAGTCTCTTTTATTTTTATCCAATGATTCAAGCATTCCTGCTATCCTTACAATCAGGTATGGGTGCTAATCTTGATTTTGTCGGTTTTGACAACTATGTAAGATTATTTAATGACCCGACCTTTATTACAGCGTTGACAAATACCGTCCTTTATTTGTTAGTTCAGGTTCCTGTAATGATTGTATTAGCACTAATTTTTTCCGTGTTATTAAATGATCCTACATTGAAATTTAAAGGATTTTTCCGTACAGCTATTTTCTTACCGGCTGTTACATCACTGGTAGCCTATGCTGTTATTTTCAAATATTTATTTGCCAATAATGGGTTAGTCAATGACTTTCTCATGAGTATAAATCTTATTTCCAACCCGATCGCATGGTTATCTGATCCATTCTGGGCTAAGATAACGATCATCATCGCCATTACTTGGAGATGGACAGGGTACAATATGATTTTCTATCTATCAGCATTGCAAAACGTGGATAAATCCATTTACGAAGCAGCAAAAATTGATGGTGCATCCGCTGTACAACAATTTTTCCAAATTACGATACCTATGCTTAAACCGATCATCTTATTTACTTCCATTGTATCAACGATCGGTACGTTACAACTATTTGATGAAGTCATGAACATTACAAGTGGTGGTCCTGGTAACGCAACAATGACAATTTCTATGTATATTTATAACTTATCGTTTGAATATACGCCAGACTTTGGATATGCAGCAACTGTTTCTTATGTCATCTTGATCCTAGTTGTAATTCTATCCTTTATTCAATTTAAAGTGGCAGGTGATCGAGATTGAAAAAATTAAAACGATTTTTCATTTATTTATTTCTAAGTGCAGCCGCGTTTGTTTCGATATTCCCATTCTTATGGATGCTGGTAAGTATGACCAACCAATCTGTCGACATTACAAAGGGGCGTTTATTGCCTGGTTCAGCACTTGTTGAGAATGTCCAAAAGTTATTGGATCAGACGCAAATCGGTACAGCCATATGGAATTCCCTTATCATTGCGGTTATTACCACAGTCTTAACGCTTTTAATTGGTTCCATGGCTGGTTATGGTTTTGAAATTTACCGTTCAAAAGGAAAAGATATCATCTTTAGCGTATTAATTTTATCGATGATGATTCCATTTGCAGCTATTATGATTCCGCTTTACCGCTTGTTTGGTCAAGTGTCTGCAGATGCACCATTAATTGGTCTTGATACATTAGCTGCTGCTCTGTTACCTACAATTATTACAGCGTTCTTCATCTTCTTCTTCCGTCAGAACACGAAGATGTTTGCTAAAGATTTAGTGGAAGCTGGAAGAATTGATGGGCTAAGTGAGATCGGGATTTTCTTCCGCATCTATCTTCCAACGATGAAAACTACGTACGCAGCAGCTGCGATTATCGCTTTTATGAACAGCTGGAATAACTATCTCTGGCCATTAGTAGTATTACAATCGCCAGAAAAACAAACGATTCCACTGTTAATTTCGAACCTGGGAGCTGGTTATACACCAGATTACGGCGTGATTATGACAGCAATCGTTATTGCAACCCTTCCAACCGCACTTGTATTCTTCTTGATGCAAAGACATTTCGTTGCTGGTATGATGGGTTCTGTAAAAGGGTAATTTTCAGAACAAAGGCGCAAGCGCCCGTTTAGAGACGTAGCGAGTGGAGCGAATCAACTAAGATAAAGGAATCACGGTGAGCTTGCGAATCGATGATGACTTATCGTAGGGCGATTTCGCGAAGTCGCCTAGTCTCTGGGCGCTGGAGCCGGACTTGGCCGTTTCTGTCAGCGAACATCATATAGCACAAAATTTATACTTTCTTGACTCATAAGAAAAACCATCGGCATTTTGAAGAAGCCGATGGTTTTTTTGTCAGTCAAGAAAGTATAAAACAGCAGTCACAGCAGTAATTATATGGAACATGAAGCTGAGTTCCTATAATATGGATTTGTGATGCTAAGGCTGTATGGCAAAACGGTCATTTTGAAATATTTTATCTGCGTTGCAAAGCTCCGGAAATAGGCTCCGCGTCCTGTGGGCACGGCTTCAGCTAGGCTACTACTTGAACAACATCTTTGCTGCCTTGTGCCGAGGAAGCCCACTTCGAAGCGATGCTTGAAGACACAGGCACAAATGAAATGGATCTTCAGCTCGCGCTGATTCCACGGGAGTCTCCGCCTATTTCCTACGCTTAAGGAGAGTGCTACAACGGATGTAACAGCAAAAAGCAGTGGTTCTAGGCATTTTTCAATAGCTATTATATATGCATACGATCAATATGCTAGCTCTTACAAGAATTGTAGAGTCCCAATTTTAGCGTAGACCAACCACGAAGACTCCCGCGGGATTATGCAGGCGCTGAAGATCCACAACGTCTGCACCTGCTTCTACTAGTAAAGCTTCGAAGTAGGCTTCCTCGGTGCAAGGCAGCAGAGAAGTATTTCGGGTAGTAGCATAGCTTCAGCCGTGCCTCGCAGGACGCGGAGTGGTTGGCCGAAGCGGTATCCCAGCACATTAAATATCTCAATATGGATACTTGGCAGCGATAGCTAGCTATACATAATCCATATCATAGGAAGTTGTTTATTAATGAAGTCAATTAGGACCGGGTGGTTTATGCCCGGTTTTTCTTATTGATTATTTTACAAACGTATTTTGGTGTTGAATGACATCGATCAATTCGAACTTCGTAACGTCTACCAAACCTCGATTGGAGATACGGATTTCCGGTATAACTGGCAAAGCAATCAGTGAGAATGTCATAAACGGTGCATGGATGCTGCAACCTAATTCTCGCCATGCTGCTTCCAATTGTTTTACCTGTTCCACTACCGTCTCAAGCGGCTGGTCCGACATTAAACCAGCAATCGGCATGGGAACATGCGCTAACACCTTTCCATCTTTAACAACAATCATTCCCCCACCAGATTCCGCCAATTTATTGCCCGCAAGTGCCATATCCTCACGATCAACACCCATGACGAGTAAATTATGACTATCATGTGCCACGGTAGAAGCAACCGCACCTGATTGCAATCCGAATCCTTGTGTAAATGCCAATGAGACCTGACCAGTTCCATGATGACGATCGATACAGGCGAGCTGAATGATATCTTGTTCCAAATCCATTTGAATAACATGATCCGCTACTTTCAAACTGGCTTCCATACGTTCTGTTCTAGCGCTGTTTTCTATGGCACGAATTCCATTAACCTTCACTTGCTTTGCTTCCGTATCCGTCACGTAAGCAAAGTCGGAAGCATATAAGGAGCGCGCTAATTTGACAGTGTTTTTGGCATTGTCAGGATAGGTATACACCGGGATTTTTTTAACGATCTGATCATTTGCCACAACGATTTCACCATCTGTGATCACCGTAGAGGCTTCCATCACCTGAAGATCATCGATTATAATAAGATCCGCTATTTTCCCAGGCGTGATACTTCCCATTTGCTTATCCATTTGAAAATATCGAGCGACATTAATCGTTGCCATCTGAATAGCCATAACCGGATCTGTTCCTTCTTCTATCGCACGACGAACAACATGATTCAATTGCCCTTTATCGACTAACGTTTGGGGATAAACATCATCCGTCACTAACGTCACATTCGTCGGATCAATCCCGTCTTCTGTAACAATCTTGATTACTTCTTTCACATCATGCCATGCAGAACCTTCACGAATCATAATATGCATACCCAATCGCGCTTTCTCCAGTGCCTGCTCCCGTGCGACGGTTTCATGACAAGAATCTACACCTGAAGCGATATATGCTTGAAGCATGCCACTTGTTCCATCAGGAAAATGACCCGTAACTGTCTTGTTAGCTGCTATTGTGGCCTCTATTTCTTTGATCATTTTAGGATCGTCATACACGACACCAGGAAAATTCATAACTTCTCCAAGACCAACAACGCCGTCCCAGGTCAAACCTTTTTCGATATCTTTTTCGTCAAGCGTTGCTCCGGCATCTTCTAAATCATTAGTAGCTGGAACACAGGAAGGAAACGTTGTAAAAACCTTTAAAGGCAGTTGTCTCCCCTCTTCATGCATCATCCTTACCCCTTCTGATCCAAGCACGTTAGCAATTTCATGCGGATCCATGAAGACAGCTGTTGTTCCTTTTCTGAGTGCTGCTTTGGCAAACTCTGTAACAGACAGCATCGTACTTTCCACATGCATGTGTCCGTCCATTAGTCCAGGGGAAATATATTTTCCATTTGCATCAATAACTGTTGTCCCCTCACCGATAACATGGTCTGCCTTCCCAACAAATGCGATTCTGTCAGATTTTATTGCTACATCAATGCCTGACTGTAATTCTCTTGTCATCACGTTAACTAACGTCCCATTTTGTATAACTAAATCTGCCTTTTCTTCACCAAGTGCTACTTTTCTTAATAATTGTCTGCTCATATATTGGCTCCTCTCTTTCTTCACATGCTATATGGAGGAGGTCCTCACATATAGTTTAACGATTTACGGTCGCTAAGTAGATACGCCTACGCCTTATTCATAAGCTTATACATGTTTTACTCATATTACGATTGTAAGCGTTTAAGCGTCAATGTTTTTCTACTGATTAGAGTGTGGTAAAATGAATGTAAATCACTATCTTAGGAGAAAAAAATAATGCGAAATTCTTTATTTGCTGCAACCGAATGGATCACACGGTTTGCCTATGTGAATTTGTTGTGGATCGTTTTTACGATACTTGGATTGGGAATCTTCGGATTATTCCCTGCGACCGTTGCGATGTTCACCCTGATTCGTCAATGGCTAATGGGAAAAACCGATCAGCCTGTCTTCCCCCAGTTCTGGGAAACATATAAAGCTGAATTCTGGAAAAGTAATTTGTTCGGATTCATTTTTTACGCTTTAGCCATTATCTTCTTTATTAACTTCCAATTCATCCAATATAACCAAGAGGGATTGTTAGGGATTATTAAGATACCATTATACTTGTTTATGTTAGCAGTTTCTTTGACTTTGTTATATATTATACCAACATTCGTCCATTATGACGTGCGGTTTATCGATGTATGGAAAAATGCTTTTTTTATCATGTTAATTCATCCATTACATAACATTGCCATGTTAGCTGGAACTGCCTGTGTGCTCTACGTAATGTGGCTGATTCCTGGTTCGTTATTTTTCTTCGGCGCCAGTTTACCAGCTTACATAATCATGGGAACGACTTATCATACCTTTAAGAAAGTATCTGCCAAGCAGGAGCAGTTGCAATCCTAATTGAACAGCTTTTAATGATGACGAGAGAGCTAGTCCAGTCATACGGGGCACTAGCTTTCTTTTTTGGTTACTTTCCACAATGAACGATATTCGTAATGAGCAGCAAAAAGACCGGCATCACTGCCGGTCTTTTCATTCATATAGCCAAATAATACTTGTCACACCACGTGGATAATACTTGCTGCCGATGATTTCACCGGAGAGAATCTGGTCACTCCAGCTCCAGATCGACAGGGTTGGATGTGTTAACCATTTTACGTGGGCTTGATCCGCTTTCGCTCCTTGTTCATCCCATGCAAATCCCAGAATTTCACGAGTAATAAATTGATTTAAATAAATCTTACTTAACCAGGAATTGTTGCTTGTGGAAGAGATCTTCCAGCCGCCATCCTCAAATAGACATACACCTTCTGTTAAAACAGTTTGCAGATGATGTTTTAGCACATTGATATACTTACCAAATCGTCCTTCTGGATCCAAAGCATACATATTATTTGTAAAATACGGATAAACTAACCCTTCAATTGCGGGAATTATTTTTGAATCGTTTCCTTCTCCAATAACGGCAGGAACATATCCATCTTCTGTTACGTTTTGGACAATGGTATTCGCACATCTAACAGCTTGATCACCTGCTACTGAAGCAAGATCATCCAGCCCTTGTTCCTTAAAAATCTGCTCTAATGCAAGGTAACTTGCCCAGCTTTTCCCTGCTAAATAAATATTATTGCGTGCTTGCCCCAGAGAAACATCCAGACTATCATAAGTAGTAATCTCTGCTCCACCTTTTACGCGAGAGGAATCGAGCCCCATTACGCCATTTCGTTTGGCTGGATCCGGATGATCCCGGTTAACCATACTCTGCAACGTCTGCTCTAAAATACCGATATTATCGGCAAGCCACGCCTGATCGCCCGTTTGTTCCACATACACCGAAGCAGTTAAAATAAAATTCACAAGCTGCTCATGAGTCATGTGGGAAAAACAATCATCCAAGCCATACATTTCATAGGACGAATATTGTGGTCTGGAGATAGCGTTCGCCACACCCATATCATGAGTAAAGCTGATACCGCCAGGGTACTCTGTTTCATCATTCGGAAAGCGAACGGTATCGGTATAGCTAAAGCGTTCGATAAAATAGCGAAGTTCGTTTTTTACTGTCCATGGATTTTGTTTTAACTCAAAGAACATCTGGTCTACTGTTAAATCAAATGTGTTCATCATCCGGTATTCACCTTCATTCACATTCCAAAACACATCATCATCTGTTGTTGCGAGCATTTGCGTCGAGCCGTAATAACTGCGAATCGCATGCGTCATCATAAAGCGCTGATGTTCTGATAGGTGATCAGCCTCCACTAGTTGATTGGAGTTAATGGCTTTTTCCTTTAATTCTTCAAAATGGTCTAGCGTATAGGCCGCTACTTCTTCTATATTCGCAAAATACTTTGTATAGTAATAACTCGTGTCCAGCCCCGTTGTAGCAATTCCACCTCGATAAAAGCTTAACGCAAATTGGTACGTCTTTTTTTCTCCTGCCGGAACATCCATCACCAGTGCCCCAATCGGCCCAAGTCCAAATGTCCAATTCTCTTCATGCTCCGTCACCAGCAGCTTCTCGATACTAAATTGCAGTGCAGCCTGCACATCTGGATCCTTTGACGTAATTGCGGTTAATCTGCCCTGACCAACACCCTCAACGCCATCCATCGTATCATTGAGTCGACGCATAGCACTGTATACATCACTGCCTTCATAGCCAAAAAAAGCTCGACGGTCACGTTCGCTATTTCGATTATCGATCGTTAATTCCGCAATAACGGAAGGGACAATCGCACGCTTCATATCTGGTCCTTTCGCTAGATCAGGGTCTGGCACTCCCACTGCTTGTGAATAAATAGTAAATGTTAAATCTCCTGCAGACCACTGATCCGTCCCTAAAGCGAACTGGCGCTTTACCTCTTCTTTTGCAAAAGGTTCAACAAGCTGTTCTGTAATTGGATTATGCTCGATATTTTCAACATCATACCGTTTACTCTCATCTTCACCAGTATCAAAAAACGGCAAAGCCTGATACTTACCAGCTTCCTCTTTACTTTCTACTCCGATATATACACTTTTCTTAGGAGAACGGCCTAACTCTAAATCAAATCCACCTCCAGCCCCAGGAAAACCTAATGTAAAGCTGGAGAAAGCACCAATCGGTGAATGATGAGCATTAAAAAACTGATTCTCTGGCATATTGATAACTCCTTTATCCTTTGATTGATCCTGCCGCAATACCTTCGACAATTCGGTTACTTAAGACAAGGAAAGCTATTAAGATCGGGATGATACTGATCATTAATGTCGCCCCAATTGCGCCCCAATCCGTTAAGTATTGACCGATAAAGTTCTGAATTCCTACAGTCAATGTCTTAAATTTATCCGAGCTGATAAAAGTATTAACAAACACAAATTCATTCCAGTTATAAATCATATTAATAATAGCCGTTGTGGCCAGCACTGGTGTTGTCATTGGCAATGTAATCTGAAAAAAGATCCGATGAACAGAGCACCCGTCCACTACTGCCGCTTCTTCAATCTCACGCGGTAATGTATAGTAAAAACCTAACAAAATCATAATGGTTAATGGCAAATTAAATGCTGTATACGATAATACCAATGACAAGGGATGATCAATTAAATTCAGTTTCAAAAAGAACGAGAATAACGGTATTAGCGCGGAATGAATAGGTACCATTAAACCGACCATAAACAAACCTAATACCAGCTTACTTCCTTTCCAATACATTCTCGTTATCGCAAAGGTTACAAAACTAGCTAACAAAATCGTTAACAACACCGATGCCACTGTAATCCAGACACTATTGAAGAAATAAAGATTGATATTTCCATCTGTCCAGACACGGACATAGTTTTCCCATCGTGGATCTTGAGGCAGTGAGAACGGGGACATCCCAAAAACCTCTGCATTACTTTTTAATGAAAACTGAAACAGCCATACCAATGGATAGATCTGAAAAATCGCTACAATGATTAAGGCGATATAAAGCAGTGTCATACCAATTCTGGTCCATAAGCTTGTTTCTCCGGCAGCTTCTTTTTTTATCTGTGCAATTTCTGCTCCCATATGAATTCCTTCCTTCCGTTAATACTGTACTTCATCTTCTGTTGCTGTTAATTTGCGTGTTAACCAGGTCACGATTAAGGTAATAATCAGTAAGAAAAAGGCAATCGCACTTCCATATCCGAAATCGAACGTATCGAATGCTTTCTTGTACATATAAGAAGCGATTACTTCACTCGCACCGTTTGGCCCGCCGCCAGTCATTACATATATCAAGTCAAAATATTTTAATGAGCCGACGATGGCTAGTACAACAGTCACTTTAATTACACCGGAGATAAGTGGTACTTTAATTTTATAAGCAATTTGTATAGGATTGGCACCATCAATTTTGGCAGCTTCTACTAAGGACTCCGGAATACCTTTCAACGCTGCATAATAAATAATGATGTAGAAACCAGCATATTGCCAAAGAATCGCTACAAAAATTGCATATAAAACTAAATTCGTATCGGCAAGCCAAGAAGGGGGTGTCTCTACTCCCATGCTCATCAGCAGGCTGTTAAGCATACCATTGTTAGGATCATAGATTTTAATCCATAATTGTGCGATGGCAACCGACGATAAAAGCATTGGAATTAAATAGATTTTCCGAAATAAATCGGAACCTTTAATCTTACCTGCCAGAACAAGTGACACGATTAAATAACCTGCCAAACTTAATGTAGAGAAAAATGCCAATAAAAAAGAATGCTTAGCACTTTCCCAAAATTTTGGATCTTGGATTAAATCGATATAGTTTTCAATACCAACAAACGTCATTGAAGCCATACCGTTCCATTCCATCAGTCCATAATAGCCCGTTAACAGCATTGGCCCGTAAATAAGACCGACAATTAAGATCAATGCCGGCAGCACGTATAAAGCAATGACTGCCTTGTTTGACATGACTTTGTTCATGTTTTATTGCTCCTTTATGTTAAAAATATAGATGATTTAGAAAAGGATATATTTCATATAAAATATATCCTTTTCTGTTGCTTAATCTTATTCTTCTTGTGCTAGTGCATTTTCTTGTTCTTTCACAAATTCTTCTGGAGAAACAGCATCACCAAATAATGCCTGAATCATATCCAAATGCACTTCTGCTACCGCTGCACTCATTTGTACGTCAGCATATAGCGTAATATTAGAAGCCTGATTTAAGTCATTTAATACATCAACATACATTTGCGGTAGATCAGTTCCTTCTGTATCTACTTTTGTTGCCGGGATTACACCTGCTTTCTCAACAGATTGCTCGCCCCATTTCTCAACAAAGAAACTGACAAAATCTTTCGCTTCTTCTTTCACATCCGAATTCTCTGCGACAAACAGTCCGACACCAGGACCTCCAACAAAGCTGTCTTTATCGCCTTCTCCACCTTCAACGACAGGGAATTTCATATAGCCAATCGAATCTCTGAATTCCTGTGGATTATCTTCATTTGTTGTCCATTCTGGTAAGTCCCAAGATCCCATTAAATACATCGCAGCCTGCTCATTAATAAAATAGCCTTTTGCTTCATCGTTCCCTAAACCGTTATATCCGTTTAGAAACGCGTCCATATCTACTAAACTCTTTAGTTCTTCTGCAGCTTGAACTAATGATGGATCTTCGAAACTGCCAGTTCTGTTGATGGCATCATTTAAACTTTGCGGACCACCGATCCGGTCTGCCAGGTACATATACCACATTGATCCAGTCCAACGATCTTTATTTCCTAGTGCAATTGGCGTCACACCGTTATCTACCAAGGTTTGTACGACTTGCTTAAACTCTTCTAATGTTTCTGGAACTTCTACGCCATTTTCTTCAAAAATAGCTTTATTGTAAAACAATGGTGTAATATTCAGCTCTAGTGGTAAACCGTAAGTAGTATCATCGATAGCATATGCTTCTGCTGTACCAGGGACAAATTTATCCTTTAATGGTCCTTCTAATAAATCATCTAAAGAAGCAAACATATTACCGCTTACATAAGGCTCCAGAAAGCCTGCTGCCCAAGTCATTCCAACATCGGGCAATTCATTTGATGTAGAAAGCACTTTCAATTTTTCTTTGTATTGTTCGTTGCTTAATATTTCTACTTCTACTTTGACATCTGAATGATTAGATTCATATTCATCGATAATTCCTTCGACAATTTCGTAATGCTGTTTAGAGCTTCCTTCTGGCCATAAGTGCATAAATTCAATAGTTTTACCCTCACCATCTGAACCGCTTTCATTATTACCAGAACTTGCTTCATCTGAATCACCACCACATGCAGCAAGCACTAATACTGTAGCGAAAGCAATAAGCAGCAAAAGCTTTTTCCACGCATGTATCATTTTTGAATACCCCCATTTAGCATATTTTTTAAGTTCTGTTTAAGTGTATCACCGAGGGTATTTATCCGTAAGGTAACAACGATTAGGTAAAATACCACTTATTTTAGGAATCGCTTACATTTTGCTTACGGAAACTGTTCGGTGTCAAATTCTCATATTGCTTAAATAGCTTAATAAAGTATTTAGATGTATGATAGCCTGTCTTTTCTGCTATTTCTGCAATGGTGAGATTAGTGGATAACAGTAGTTTTTTCGCTTCTTGTATTCGTTTTCTAGTTACATATTCACTGAAGGTAATCTGGAGTTCTTCTTTAAAAAGCGCACTTAAATAACTGGCATTCAAATGTACTTCACTGGCTACTTGCTTCAAGGTCAGTTCCTTATCAAAGTGCTGTTCAATATAGTCAAGTGCATGTTCCACTCCAGGACTGTACTTACTCTTTTGCTGCATTTCTAATAACTTCCCGTCAATCATTTTTGAAAAAATGCCCGTTTCTTCTCGTTGCTTTTCTACATCTATTGCTTTTTCAATTGCATTCATCAGCTTTTCTTTTGCAATTGGCTTTAATAAATAATTGACGACACCTAGTTCCAGTGCTTCATGCGCATAATCAAACTCTGAATATGCGGATACTACGATCACGACTGGCTCTTGTGCTTTTGTCTTTAACTGCTTGAGCAGCTCTAACCCTGACACCTCGGGCATACGGATATCAGTAATCAATACATGTACCTTCTGATGATCGATGCGTTCCATTGCTTCTTTTGCATCATTTGCCGTGATAACTTGAAATTGATCAATATAGGTTCGTTCAATTGTTTTTTTGATTCCTTGACGACTCTTCGGCTCATCATCTACAACCAATATTACTTTTTGATTCATACTAACAGACCCCTTCTATATTGGAATTTCGAAGCTTACCTTAGTACCTGTACCTTCCTCGCTTTCGATGATAATCTTACGTGTTTCATCTTCCTCGAAGAACATACGTAATCGTTGCTGTACATTTTGTAAAGCTAAACCATGTCGCTTATTACCACCAGCAATGCTTCCCTCTATTCTGCGCTGTATCTCCTGACGTTTTTGTTCACTCATACCAGGACCATCATCTGATACTATAATTCGTAGCCTTTCTGTATTAGTTACTTCCTCTACTGCAACTGTCACGACACTAGAACCCGTCACATTTCCTGCACCGTGAAGGATGGCATTCTCTACTAATGGTTGAATCATTAACTTAGGAATTCGTACATCCAGCCAATCGGCATTCACATTCTTTCGCCAATTCAAACGGTCACCAAATCGCATTCTCATAATTTGCATGTAACGGTCTATGTGCTCTAATTCCTCTTTTATCGTCACCCAATCATCTTCTTGTTCCTTTGCAATGGTATAACGGAATAATTCTGACATTGCCAAGACGACATTCGCAAGCTCTTCTTCCTCCTTTTCATCTAACGACCAATACAATGCATCTAACGTATTAAACAAAAAATGAGGGTGGATTTGCGCTTGGATCGCTTTCAGCTCTGTACGATTTTTAATAATTTCTTTTTCATATACCATTTCGATTAAATAGTTGGTTTCTTCTGCTAGTTGATTATAAGTTTGATTAAGTTCATTAATTTCATTAGTAGA is a genomic window of Gracilibacillus salinarum containing:
- a CDS encoding response regulator transcription factor, translated to MNQKVILVVDDEPKSRQGIKKTIERTYIDQFQVITANDAKEAMERIDHQKVHVLITDIRMPEVSGLELLKQLKTKAQEPVVIVVSAYSEFDYAHEALELGVVNYLLKPIAKEKLMNAIEKAIDVEKQREETGIFSKMIDGKLLEMQQKSKYSPGVEHALDYIEQHFDKELTLKQVASEVHLNASYLSALFKEELQITFSEYVTRKRIQEAKKLLLSTNLTIAEIAEKTGYHTSKYFIKLFKQYENLTPNSFRKQNVSDS
- a CDS encoding ABC transporter substrate-binding protein, whose amino-acid sequence is MIHAWKKLLLLIAFATVLVLAACGGDSDEASSGNNESGSDGEGKTIEFMHLWPEGSSKQHYEIVEGIIDEYESNHSDVKVEVEILSNEQYKEKLKVLSTSNELPDVGMTWAAGFLEPYVSGNMFASLDDLLEGPLKDKFVPGTAEAYAIDDTTYGLPLELNITPLFYNKAIFEENGVEVPETLEEFKQVVQTLVDNGVTPIALGNKDRWTGSMWYMYLADRIGGPQSLNDAINRTGSFEDPSLVQAAEELKSLVDMDAFLNGYNGLGNDEAKGYFINEQAAMYLMGSWDLPEWTTNEDNPQEFRDSIGYMKFPVVEGGEGDKDSFVGGPGVGLFVAENSDVKEEAKDFVSFFVEKWGEQSVEKAGVIPATKVDTEGTDLPQMYVDVLNDLNQASNITLYADVQMSAAVAEVHLDMIQALFGDAVSPEEFVKEQENALAQEE